A single region of the Salvia miltiorrhiza cultivar Shanhuang (shh) chromosome 8, IMPLAD_Smil_shh, whole genome shotgun sequence genome encodes:
- the LOC130997748 gene encoding LOW QUALITY PROTEIN: auxin response factor 18-like (The sequence of the model RefSeq protein was modified relative to this genomic sequence to represent the inferred CDS: deleted 1 base in 1 codon), with protein MRFCLRNLALGFVAANDIKLWIEMITFMESKEKMKETERCLDSQLWHACAGSMVQMPSVNSKVFYFPQGHSEHSSGNVDFRSCPRTPAYIACRVSSISFMADPDTDEVFAKMRLAPAGGKDVDDDGAVGISGSENQEKPTSFAKTLTQSDANNGGGFSVPRYCAETIFPRLDYSADPPVQTILAKDVHGDTWKFRHIYRGTPRRHLLTTGWSTFVNHKKLVAGDSIVFMRAENGDLCVGIRRAKRGIAGGPEISTGWNPTAGNSIVPYGGYSSFLRDDESKLGRSSNGNWIGRGRVKAEDVVQAASLAASGHPFEVVYYPRASTPEFCVKASLVKVAMQIRWCSGMRFKMAFETEDSSRISWFMGTISAVQVADPIRWPDSPWRLLQVAWDEPDLLQNVKRVSPWLVELVSNMPAIHLSPFSPPRKKMRLPQHSDQPFDGQIPRPPFSHQLVGSSNPFGCLPNTTPAGMQGARHAQYGLSLSSLQVNKQLHPGLFPVGFLPLDRVPTGPSSPLIPKAGNNENISCLLTMGNSTQGSNKPNNGKAAPFVLFGTPILPVKHISLSCSSDTVSPARTGNSSSDGNGEKQGNTSDGSGSGLNQNEAPEPSSCEGIQSELLETGHCKVFMESEDVGRTLDLSLLCSYEQLYRKLADMFGIEISEMLNRVLYRDAVGRVKKVGDQPFSNFMKTTRRLTILADSSSDNVEV; from the exons ATGCGATTCTGTCTGAGAAATCTGGCTCTTGGGTTTGTGGCAGCAAATGATATAAAATTGTGGATTGAAATGATTACCTTTATGGAAtcgaaagagaaaatgaaagaaacagagagatgtttggattctcaATTATGGCATGCCTGCGCCGGCAGCATGGTGCAAATGCCATCCGTGAATTCCAAGGTGTTTTACTTCCCACAGGGCCACTCTGAGCACAGCTCTGGGAATGTTGATTTTAGGAGCTGCCCGAGAACTCCTGCTTACATAGCATGTAGAGTTTCCTCCATTAGTTTCATGGCGGATCCTGATACGGATGAGGTGTTTGCCAAGATGAGACTGGCTCCGGCTGGTGGGAAAGATGTCGACGACGACGGCGCTGTTGGGATCAGTGGCTCTGAGAATCAAGAAAAGCCCACATCCTTTGCAAAGACTCTAACTCAGTCTGATGCCAACAATGGTGGGGGTTTTTCAGTGCCTAGGTACTGCGCCGAGACCATTTTCCCCCGGCTCGACTACTCGGCTGACCCTCCGGTGCAGACCATTCTTGCCAAGGATGTTCATGGCGACACCTGGAAGTTTAGGCACATCTACAGAGGGACGCCAAGGCGGCATCTCCTCACAACCGGCTGGAGTACTTTTGTGAACCATAAGAAGCTCGTGGCGGGGGATTCCATCGTGTTCATGAGGGCGGAGAATGGTGACCTTTGCGTTGGGATCAGACGGGCGAAGAGGGGGATTGCTGGCGGACCTGAGATATCGACAGGGTGGAATCCAACAGCTGGGAACTCTATTGTGCCTTATGGAGGATATTCGTCGTTTCTGAGGGATGATGAGAGCAAGCTGGGGAGGAGTAGCAATGGGAATTGGATAGGAAGGGGGAGAGTGAAGGCGGAAGATGTGGTTCAAGCTGCAAGCCTTGCTGCCAGTGGGCACCCGTTTGAGGTGGTGTATTATCCCAGAGCAAGCACTCCCGAATTCTGTGTGAAGGCCTCTCTGGTGAAGGTGGCAATGCAAATACGCTGGTGCTCGGGTATGAGGTTTAAGATGGCATTTGAGACGGAGGATTCCTCGCGCATAAGCTGGTTCATGGGAACCATATCAGCGGTTCAGGTCGCTGATCCTATTCGATGGCCTGATTCACCTTGGAGGCTACTCCAG GTGGCCTGGGACGAGCCTGACCTGCTTCAAAATGTGAAACGAGTGAGTCCTTGGCTCGTTGAACTAGTATCAAACATGCCCGCCATTCACCTCTCCCCTTTCTCACCTCCAAGAAAGAAAATGAGATTACCACAGCATTCGGATCAGCCTTTCGATGGACAGATTCCTCGGCCACCATTCAGCCACCAACTTGTCGGGTCTAGCAACCCCTTCGGGTGTCTTCCTAATACCACTCCTGCTGGCATGCAGGGAGCCAGGCATGCTCAATATGGTTTATCGTTATCAAGTCTCCAAGTTAATAAACAATTGCACCCGGGTTTGTTTCCTGTTGGTTTTCTGCCTCTTGATAGAGTTCCTACCGGACCGTCCAGTCCCCTCATTCCGAAGGCGGGTAACAATGAAAACATCTCTTGTCTACTTACAATGGGAAATTCAACTCAAGGATCAAATAAACCTAATAACGGCAAGGCAGCTCCGTTTGTGCTTTTTGGTACACCAATACTTCCAGTGAAGCATATTTCTCTGAGTTGCTCCAGCGATACAGTTTCCCCCGCTCGAACTGGCAATAGTTCCTCTGATGGGAATGGGGAG AAACAGGGAAATACTTCTGATGGATCTGGTTCCGGCCTTAATCAAAACGAAGCACCAGAGCCCTCATCGTGTGAAGGAATTCAGTCGGAGCTTTTGGAGACCGGTCACTGCAAGGTTTTCATGGAATCTGAAGACGTAGGCCGTACACTAGATCTTTCTTTGCTCTGTTCTTATGAACAACTTTACAGAAAACTCGCGGATATGTTTGGCATTGAAATCTCAGAAATGCTGAATCGTGTTCTCTACAGAGATGCCGTGGGCAGAGTCAAGAAAGTTGGCGACCAACCGTTTAG TAACTTTATGAAAACTACAAGGAGGTTAACGATCTTAGCTGATTCGAGCAGTGACAATGTAGAAGTATAG